From Carya illinoinensis cultivar Pawnee chromosome 5, C.illinoinensisPawnee_v1, whole genome shotgun sequence, one genomic window encodes:
- the LOC122311955 gene encoding cysteine-rich and transmembrane domain-containing protein WIH2-like — translation MSYHNQNQPPVGVPPPQGYPPEGYPKDAYPPPGYPAQGYPPQGYPPQQAYPPPYAPQYGQPPPHQQQQGSSGLMEGCLAALCCCCLLEACF, via the exons ATGAGCTATCACAACCAGAATCAGCCACCTGTTGGTGTCCCTCCCCCTCAAG GTTATCCGCCGGAAGGATATCCTAAGGACGCGTATCCGCCGCCGGGCTATCCAGCACAGGGATATCCACCACAGGGTTATCCTCCTCAGCAGGCATATCCTCCACCCTATGCCCCTCAGTACGGGCAGCCTCCCCCGCATCAACAGCAACAAGGCAGCAGTGGCCTCATGGAAGGCTG TTTGGCTGCTTTGTGCTGTTGCTGCCTCTTGGAGGCGTGCTTCTGA